GTACTGCACCTTCTTGCTCGCGACCATGCGGTGGCGGCAGGAATTGTCCAGGTTCCCCACGTCAACGGTCCGGCATCGGCGTTCTCTCAGCCGGCGACGCAGTTGGTCCGGCTGTTCATCGCCGGCGTTCGCGACCAGCTGGGCGCATGGTTGGGTGCGAAACCCTACCGAACCGCGGCCATCGGCCGACCGGGCGATCTTGCGATGATGACGTCTCCGGGGGCGATGGAACTCGTTGAGCAGATGGCCGGTGAACATCGCGACAAGCTGCTCACCGAGAACGACGTGGCCGCGCGGATCGCGTTGCGGGTGCCGTTCTACTCACCGGGCCGCTACGCATCGCGGATCACCGTTCCGACGCTGGTTCAACTCGCCAGCAATGATGACGTGACCCCGATGGACAAGGCGCTCAAGGCGGCCCGTCGCATTCCGCGCGGTGAGGTCCTGGTGTACGAGTGCAGTCACTTCGAGCCGTATCTCGAGCCGCATTTCGACAGGATCGTCGCCGATCAGATCGACTTCCTGCGGCGCCATATCGGACAGGGGTGACAGCAGCCCGCTCCTCATGCGGGCTCGCGGCGTGGGTCGAGCAGTAGGTCGACCCAGCTCTCCGCGGGCCGCAGCCGGGCGTCGGCGGCGGCGAACACACCGATACGCCCCTCGGAATCCTGGAACAGACCGTTGGCGGAGTCGTAGACGGCCACCTTCGGTCCGAACGCCCGCGCACCGGCGGGTTGGGCCGGTTCAGCCGCACGAGTCACGCCGGCGGGCCGCTGGCCGTACGGCGGGACGCGCAGGTCGGGCGGGTCATAAGGCAACGGCGGAGGCGGAGGCCCGGGTGTCACCGGAGGGACCGGCAGCGGGTACGGCGGAAACAAGGCAGGCCCCGGCCCGGGCGGAACGCCGGGCGGCAGTTCGGTGACGGGTGGGCCGGGGTCGTAGTCGGCGCCCGACGGGGTATAAGGGAATTTGTTGGGCGGCAGAATATTACGCGGGTCGGTTACCGGTGTGTCCTCGGGTACGACGGGGCCTCGCCAGGGTTGGTTGCCCAACGGGACGTATCCGATCGGGTCGCGGCACAGTGCGACCGTCGGCGCGCGCTTACCCGGGAACTCCTGGCACGGGTAATTGCGGGCGCCACGGACGACGAGCGGAGAGCTCTGCGGCACCTTGCAGTACATGTCGTCGGGAATGTCGCGCAGTGTCTGGTCGCCGGGGGAGCGGATCTGCGAGGGAGGGATGAAGCCGACGTTGCAGGGCGGAGGGTCGTCGAGGCCGAGCTTGAAGTCCACCTTGACGCCCTCGTCGGGTGGGACCTGCTCGGCGGCGGTGATCAGAGCAGCGGTGACCGCGGGCAGGACGACGAGGGTCTGCTCGAGGGATTTGCGGTAGATCACGCCGATGCGGCCGAAGTTGGCGAGGTTGGCCGCAAGCATCGGGAACGACGGGCGGATCCCGGTGAAGGTGTCGGTGGCCGCGGCGGCGGTGCCTGGCGCGGTCCGCAGCAGTGTGCGCAATTGCGGATCCGCGGCGCGAAGTTCGGAGGTGAAGCGCGCCAGCCCGTCAGCCAGAGCGGTGATGTCCTCGCCGCTGCGAATCTGCGCGTCGAGCAACGCGCCGACTCGATCGATGAGTCCGGTGACGTCGCCGCGCGCGGCGTTGATCTCGCCGAGCAGGTCCGCGGCGCTGCGGATCAAGCCAGCGAGTTCAGGTCCGGACTGCTCGAAGGCTGCGGCGGTTTCGCGCAGCACATCGTCGAGCCGACTCCTGTCCAGGGACTCGACAAGATTCTGTGCTTGGCGGAGGAGTTCGGCGGTGCTGCCGCTGAGCCTGGTGTGCGCCAGATCGATGACCGAGCCGTCCCGCAGCACCGGACCGGTTTCGTCGCCCGACGGGACCAGATCGACGTACTGTTCGCCGACGGCCGAGACGCTCTTGACCGTGGCGGTGACATCGGCGGGAATCGCAACGTCCGACTGCAGTCGCATCCGCACCTCGACCCCGAGATCGTCGGTGAGCTCGACAGCGGTGACACGCCCGACGGTCGATCCTCGGTAGGTGACGTTGGCGTTCGGGTACAGGCCGCCGCTGGCGGCGAAGTCGGCCGTGACGGTGTAGTGACCGATACCCAGCGCTTCGGGCAATCGCAGGTAGAAGACCGCGACCGCGCTCACGGCGAAGGCTGTGATGACCGCGAAGGCCCGCAGCTGCCATCGAATTCTGCGGGTGAGCATCAGCGCCCACCCGTGTCGGTACTCGCCGGCGGGAGGGCGAACGGGTCGGCCGCCTGCCCGGACAGGTCGGCCAACTGGCCGGTGAGAAAGTCCGGTGGAGTGATGATCTCGTGGAGATGCTGCATGTTCGGGTCCAGCGGCGATGTGGTGAAGAAGTTCTCGCCGAACCGGCGCAGGGTCAGATCGAGGGTCGCGATCGCGTTAAGGTAGTCCCCACGAACCGCATGCTTGATGCCGGCCTGGGGGAACGGGTAGGTCACGATGATCGGCAGCGCGTCGATCAGTTCCTGCACGTGATCGGTAAGGGGTTTGATCACCGCGTACGCAGCGGTGATGTCCGCGGTGAGGTCGGTCTTGGTCTCGGCGAGAATCCGGGTGGCGATCTCGCTGAGGCGCCCGAGTGCGGCGAAGGTGTCGATGATCCGGCCGGCGTTGGCGTTGAGTGTTCGGGTCGCCTCCGGCAGTGCGGCGAGCGTCTTCTTGAGCGCGGTGTCGTGGTCGGCGAACGTCGACGCCACCCGGTTGACCGATTCCATGGCGGCGACGATGTCGTCGCTCTGCCGACGTACTGCCGCGGTCAACTCGGCCAGTTCGGGCAAGAGGTCGGCGAATCGCCCAGCGCGACCAGTCACGGCAGCGTGCAGCTCATCGGTGATGTCCTGCACTGCACCGAGATTGCCGTTGTTTACGAGTACTCCGAGGCTCGATAGCACCTCCTCGGTCGTGGGGTAGCGCCCCGCGCGGCTGTGGGGGATGACGGTTCCGTCGGTGAGGACTCCGACTGGGGGCTCGGTGGTGGGGGCGCGGAGCTCGACGTGCTGTGAGCCCAGCAGCGATGTCTGTCCGATGGTGACGGTCGCGTTGGCCGGCAACTGCACCTCCCGGCTCAGCGACAGCCGTAGTGCGGCGTAGAACGTGCCGTCGGGGCGCTGCATCACCTGTTGGCCGGACACGCTGCCGACCGTGACGTCATCGACGAGAACGGGCGAGTTCTGCGGCAGCGTGGACACATCGGGGAGTTCGACGGTGATGGTGAACGAGCCCGGGCCGTGCCCGACCGTGCCGGGCAGGTTCAGGGAGTTGAGCCCACCGAACGAGCAGGCCGCGGTCAGCAGGACGCTGGATCCGAGGGCACTGCACAGTTTCAGCGCGCGCATGCGGGGGTTCATCGTCCTGGTTCCTGTTCGGGGACATGTCGATCGGAGTTCGCCGTGTCGGTCGCGGCGTGCGGCAGCAGCAGTTCGGCCGGGTCGGTTCCGGGCGGAATCGTTGGCGGGTTGACTCCGGGCAGCGGTTGCCACTGCAACTGCGATACCGGCGTTTGCGCCTTGGCCTGGGTCGCGGGCGTGTCGTAGACGAACTGGCCCTTGTATGCGGTGATGTTGTTGATCGGGTGGAACAGTATCGGTGGGAAGTTCATCATGATCCGTTTGAGCACCGGGCCCATTCGTTGCCGACAGATCTCGGTGCGGTTGTAGTACTCGGGTGTGCCGGCGGCGTCGAACACGCCCGCGCACAAGAACTGCACAGGATTCGCGAAGTTGGGCAGCGACAGGATGGCGCCGATGGACCCCTGAGCCGGGTTGTAGATGTTGTAGAAGTTCACCAGCGCATGCGGGGCGACATGCAGCACCTGTTCGAGGTCCTCGCTGTGTTCGGTGAGCAGTGAGGTGAACTCGCTGAGCCTGTGCGCCTGATCGCTGAGTGTCTTGTTGTTCTCGTTGAGGAACACCTTGATCTGCCCGAGCGCGTTGTTGAGCGCGTTGAGGGAGTCGGCGAGATCGGTGGAGCTGTCGGCGAAGACCTGAGACAGCGCGGCGACGTGCCCGGTGAACTGCACGATCTGCTCGTCGCTCGCGGACAGCGCGTCGACCAGTGTGCGTAGGTGCTTGATGGTGCCGACGATGTCGAAGCGGGAATCACCTAGCCGGCTGGCGGTTTCGGACAGTTCACGGATCGCGTCACGGAAGGAGTGGCCATTGCCCTCGAACGTGGTCGCGGCCTGGTCGATGGCTGCGCTGAGCGGACCTTGCACGCCACCGCTCTGCGGCCCGAGATGAGTGGCCAGGCGAGTGAGTTCGTCCTTCACGTCGTCCCACTCGACCGGAACGGCGGTGCGATCGGACGGGATGACCGCACCGTCCGACAGGGTGGGGCCGCCGCTGTAGACGGGGCCGAGCTCGATGCGGCGCGCCGAGATGACGTTTGGGGCGACGATGACCGCCGAGGCGTCGGCGGGTACGGGAACATCGCGCCGAACGGTGAAGGTGATGTCGGTGTGCGACGGCCCGGGTCGGATACTGCGGACCGATCCCACCGGGACACCGAGGACCGCGACGCTGTCACCCGGATACAGCCCGACCGCCGACGGGAAGTGAGCGGTGATGGTCAGCGGTGCTGGGCGGGGCCAGCCGGCGACCAGTCCGCCGGCGAGAACGCCCAGCAACACGGCGATGAGCGCGGCTCGCAGGCGACGGCGAAGCGCTGCGGCAATGCTTCTCACGGTGACTTCGGCCTGACGATCGTACGGTCGGTGATAAACCCGCGCAGGAAGTCCGCCAAGCTGTCGGGGAGCTTGCCGGGCTGGAAGTATGCATCCAACAGAACACCACCGAGAGTGGGGGTGGAACGCCGAATACGTTGGCCTGGAAGCCCGGACCCGACCCGACGACCTCACCGAGGGCGGTAGCGTATGAGGGCAGCCGGTCGAGTGCGGCGGAGAGGTGTTCGCGGCGTTCGTTCAGATTGTCCAGAACGAGGTTCAGTTTGAGCATGGCCGGTTTGAGCAGGTCGTCGTTGTCCTCGACGAACCCGGACAGCTGATGGGACAGTGTCAGGATACCGGAGATGAGCTGGTCGATCGCCCGACGGCGTTGGGCGAGTTGGGCGAACAGCATGTTGCCGTCGGTGATCAGCCGATCGATCTGCTCGGACCGGGCAGCCACCACCTCCGACAGCCGGTTGGCGTGCGCAAGCAGTTGCTGCAGCCTGTGGTCGCGGTCGCTGACGCTGCGTGAGAGCGCGGCGATACCGTCGAGGGCCGCACGCACCTGGGGAGTGGCGTCGCGCATTGCCTCGGTGAGGGTGTCGAGCGCCTCGACGAACTTGTCCTGGTCGAGTTCGCCGACGTTGCGCCCGAGGTCTTGTAGCGCGTTGTTGAGGGTGTACGGGGTCGTGGTGCGGTTCAGGGGTATGGTGGTGGCCTTTCCGGCTCCGCGCGGCGTCACCTCGATGGACCGCTGGCCGAGAATGGTGTCGGTTTTGATGGCGGCCAGGGATTGATCGCCGAGGGCGATGCCGCGCTGCACGGTGAACGTGATCCGCACGCTGCGGGTGGGGATATCGAGTGCGACGTCCTTGACCTCGCCGACGGTGTGACCGTAGACCTGCACGGGGTTGCCGGCGACCAACCCGGCGGCGTGGGCGAAATAGGCCCTATAGCGCTGACCCTGGGGCCAGAAGGGCAGCCCGGTGTACCCGAAGGACACCAACATCAGGCACACGACGAGAACGATGCCGAAGATGCCGGTGCGCAGCGGATCTCGAGTCGTTGAGTCACTTCGCAAAGTCGCACCTGCCGTTGTTCGACTGCGGGGGCTTCACGGCGGGGATGATGATGTCGCTTCCCGCGGGCCCGTTGATCTTGATCTTGACCGGGCAGAAGTAGATGTTGAAGAACGAGCCGTAGGCGCCCAGGGCGCTCAGCCGCAGATAGTCCTCAAGGGGTTCCAGCGAGGCGTTGAGGTCCGCCTTGCGCTCGTCGAGCGCGGCGGCGAGCGGCCCGGCGGTCTCGAGCACTGCCTGGATGGGACGCCGCGCCGCACCGAGCACCTCGGTGAGTTCGCGTTCGGTGGTGGCGAGTCGTTCCAGCGCATTGACGATGGGATCGCGCCCCATGCTGAGCTCGGTGATCAGCTGCTGGAGTTTCCCGACGCTCACCGCGAGGTCATCGCTCTTCTCCGCGGCGGCAGCCAGCACCGTGGTGAGGTTGTCGATCGTTTCGTCGATGAGTCGGTCGCGGTCGGCGATCGTGTGGGTGAACTCGGCGGTGTTGGCCAGCACGTCGGCAAGGGTGGCCCCTTTGTCCTGGAGGAGCTCGATGATGGCGTTGCTGATCTCGTTGACCTTCGCGCCGTCGAGGCCCTTGAGCACCGGGCGGAATCCCCCGAGCAGGGCGTCGAGGTCGACGGCCGGCTGGGTGTTCTCCCGCGGGATCGTTCCTCCTGGCGGAAGCGAGCGGAGTTCCCCGGGTCCGCCGAAAATCTCCAGGTAGCGGTCGCCGGTGAGATTCTGATAGCGGATCGCCGCGCGGGTGGAGGTGTAGAGCTGCTGGCGCTTGTCGACGGTGAAGGTGACGGTGGCGTGGTCACCGTTGATGGCGATGCTCTTCACCTTTCCGACCGGGATGCCGGCGATCCGAACGTCCTGTCCGGTCTTGAGTCGGGATACCGACGTGAAGTCGGCATGGTAGGTGTGCGTCGAACCGAATCGGAACTGACCGAAGGTCAGCACGAGGCCGGCCAGCATGAGCAGCATGACGGCAGTGAAGATGCCGACCTTGAGGGCGGTGCGTCGTAGGGACATCAGTAGTCGTCTCGTTCTGCGAACGCGCCGTTGAACAGGAACTGCAGCGTCGACGGCGGGTCGAATTGGAGTTCGGTGTTCGGTTGGTAGGGGACGTAGGCGTTATCGGTGACGAGGAAGGGGGTCCGGTACCAGGATCCGGATCCCTGTTTGGTGGGCAGGTCGGGCAGTCCCCGGCAGTTGGGGCCGCCTGACGCGTTGACCAGCGGGAGACTCTCGGGGTAGGTGTAGGCCGGGGAGCCGGGCATGAAGCCCGCGTTGACGAACAGGGCCGGCTGGATCCCGCCGATGTAGGGTCCGAACTTCTTATAGGCCTTGGCCAATGAGGTGATCAGGCAACCGAACTCGGGCGAGTAGTCGCGTAGCACACCCAACGGGGCGCGTAGCCGCGTGACGGCCGCGATCAGGTCGCTTTCGGCGGGCGCCAGGGTATCGGTGGCGGCGTAGCCGAGTCCGGCCGCGGCCAGCAGTGTGGCGCTGAGGTTGTCGCGTTCGTCGGCGATCGCGTCGCCGATGGTGGGAACGTTGCCCAGGGTGGACACCAGGTCGTTGGTGGCGGCCGTGTAGATGTCGCCGACTGTGGTGAGCTTGCGCACGTTGTCGTGCAGCGCGGGCATATGGGGGTTGACGGCAGCCAGGGCCTCGCGGAGAGCGACCAGCCCGGCGCCGAGTTCGGATCCGTTGCCGCGCAGACCTTCTGCGATCGCGGTCAGGGTGGCGTTCAGTTGCACCGGGTCGATCTTCTGCAGCGTGTTGACCAGTGTCTGGAACAACGTGTTGACCTCGACGCTGACGTCGGACACCCGCAGATGGGCGTACGGCCTGAGACGTTCCGTGCTCGGCTCCGGAGGGATGAGAAGTTCGACCGACTTGGCGCCGAAGACGGTGGTGCTTGCGATCCGGGGAATGACATTCGCGGGGATCTTGGCCAGTTCGTCGGTGCGGATCGCCAGGGTCAGTTGGGCCGCGGACCCGTCGTAGGAGATACGGGTCACCCTGCCGACCGGCACCCCGAGGAACTTCACCTTCGCGTCGCGGTCCATCACCAGCCCCACGCGAGGAGCGGTGAGGGTGACAGTGGAGGTGGGTATGAACGCCCCTTGGTACGCCAGGAAGGTCACGGCGGCCACTGCCATGCCGAGCGCGGCCATGAGCGCCGCGGCGACACGGACCCGCAGGCGTCGTCGCTGTGTCTCCACTGAACACCCTTCCTCTCGGAGCGGTAGCACGTCCCGGGGAACCGGAGGGCCCAACGGCGTTGGCGGGCGGTGTGGTCCGGGAGGAAAGCCGACCGCCAGGGCCGGCGACCTCCGTAGTCACCCTCGGACGGTCCACAAAAACTATCGCTCGTTATAACATCACACTGGGTATAAAAGAAGGGTTCGGATCACAGTGCCGCACGCCGATCCCCGATGCGGAGGTCAGTTGATGACGGAGACGATCAAGCACAGCGAGGCCGGGGCGGCGCGGGGGCGGCGGGGTTTCTCGTCGTTGCAGAAGTCGCTGTTCGGGGTGTTGGCGTTCTTCTTCGCGATCCACCCGGTGTTCTGGTTCCTGGAGACACGCGCGGGGGTGCCGCAGCCGGTCGCCTCCACGGTGATGGTGATCGTGGTGGTCGGTTGCTTCGTCACCGCCCTGGCGCTGCCCTGGCTTCGGGTCGGTGACCGGCGGGACTGGACGCGGGCCGACCGGCTGGGCGCGATGATCATCGTCTGGGTGTTCATCGCGCTGACCCCCCGGTTCATCTGGGAGCTGCCGTGGCTGTTGTTCTTCGATCAGATCGTCGAGGGAGTCCGCAACGGGTCGCTGTGGACCTACATGTGGGCGCCGATCCTGTTGGGTGGTGACGCCCGCTATCTCAACGGCGATCCGCTGATCGTCTGCATGGAGTGGATCGCGCTGTTCGTCGGGATCTTCGAGGCCTATGCGCTGGTCCAGTTCTTCCGCAACGGCAGGCGGTTCAGCAGCACGCAGCTGTCGCTGATCATGGCGGGGATGATCGTCGAGGTGACACTGCCGGCGGTCTATTTCGGCACCGAGATCGCCAACAACCTGTCCAACACCGCCTCACCGGTGGAGATGCTGGTCAAGTTCGTGCTCATCAACGTGCTGTGGTGCACCATGCCGATCCTCACGTATTTCTGGGGGGTGCGCCGACTGGTCACCAACAACCTCCACGTACCGTTCTGACCGACGCTCGGGCATGAACATGCAACTCGGGGTTCACTTCAACGGTTCGGGCGTGAAAGCGACGTCGACGCCGCCGAGGGTCACGGAGACCTGACCTCCCATCACCACGACCTGCGCGGTGACCCGTCGCTCGACGGCCTGAGCCAGTTGCCGCACCGGCTGGTGCGGAATCCGCTCCACCGACAGGTTCGACAGACCCGCGACCCGGCGACCGACGGTGCGCCACCAGGCGTGTGTCCCGGCGGCGAACGGGAACAGCAGTACCCGGTCGGCCCGCCCGGCGGCCTTGGCCAGCCCCCGGGCGTCGGGCTGGCCGACGTCGATCCACTCCAGGATCCGGCCGGTGTAGTCGGTGAGCTGTAGGTCCGCCACGCCGGGAACGCACAGGCCCGGGCCGAACGCCAACTCCCCGTCGACGTCACGCAGCTGATGTGCGCGCAGCGCGAACGCCAGCAACCGCACCACCATCCGCTCATCGGTCTCGCTGGGGTGACGGGCGACTGTCAGTGCGTGATCGGCGTAGTAGCCGTGATCGACATCGGAGACGCCGAGCTCGGCCTTGAACACCGTCGCGGAGAGGGCCACGCCATAGTGTGGCCGATATCCGATCACGACGGGGTTATCCGCCGCGCGGATATGAGGACATCGCGCCGCGCACCTACGATGGAGCCGGCGAGATCCGAAAGCCCGCTACTTCGATCACTGTGACGAGCAGGGTGCGTCGACGCGGATCGCCCGGCAGCCGAGCGGGCCACACGGCGAGACGATCGAGCAGGGAGCCAGGCATGAGACCAGCCCGCATCGATGTGCACGCCCATTTCCTTCCCGACTTCTACCGGCAGGCGATGCTCGATGCGGGGTACTCCGAGCCGGACGGCATCAGGGCGATTCCGCCGTGGGACGAGACATCGGCTCTGGCCCTGATGGACGAGCTCAACATCGAGACGGCGATCCTGTCGATCTCCTCGCCGGGAGTGCGCTTCGGTGACGCGGGCGCGGCGGCGAGGCTGGCGCGCCGGGTCAACGATGAGGCGGCGCGGATTCGCGAGGCCCACCCCGGCCGGTTCGGACTGTTCGCCTCGCTTCCGGTGCCCGACGTCGATGCCGCCGTCGAAGAACTCCGGTACGCGCTCGACACCCTCGGCGCCAACGGCGTCGTGCTCGAGAGCAACAGCCGGGGCGTGTACCTGGGCGACCCGATGCTCGAGCCGTTGTACGCCGAGTTGAACGCGCGTCGTTCGACCCTGTTCATTCACCCCACCACGCCGTGCGGTACCGATCTGTCGTTCGGTTATCCGAAACCGTTGCTGGAGTTCATGTTCGACTCGACGCGGGCGGTGACCCACATGATTCTCAGCGGCGTGCTGGACCGGTACCCGGAGATGACGGTGATCATGCCGCATGCGGGTGCGGCACTGCCGGTGCTGGCCGCGCGCATCGAACTGCTCATGCCGTTGCTGGCATCGCCGGACCGTGCCGGCCCGCCCGATATCCGCGGTGCGCTCCGGAAGCTGCACTTCGACCTGGCCGGCGCGCCGGTCCCCGAACTGCTCGGGGCACTGCTGCAGGTGACCGGAATCGAGAACATCCACTACGGCAGCGACTATCCGTACACGCCCGCTCATGCCTGCCTCGAACTCGCCGACCGCATCGACCGGACGCCGTTGCTCGACGACGACGCACTCACCAGGGTGCTGACGACGAACAGCCGGAAGCTGCTGTAGCCGTCAGCGCTTACGCCGACCGCGGGCCGGCCGTTCGTGTCCGGCCTTGAGGTGATCGATCAGTAACTGCGCCATCGCTTCCCGTTGCGGATCCGTCGGCAGCGGGAATTCGGTGACCATCTGCCCCACCATGAGACCCAACGGCGCCGCCCACAGCAGGTCCGCGATGGCCTCGGCGTGAGGCGAGCGGTTGCCGACGACCCGGGCGATCCGGTCGAGCCCGGGCTGCAGGCCGGCCAGTTGCTCGGTGCCGAGCTTCGCGCGGAACGACCGGGTCGCGATGAGTATCTCCATCGCCGACAGGCTGGCCGGGTTGAGGAACACCCGCCACGCTGCGTCGGTGAGCGCCCGCATGCGGTCCTCGGGGTCCTCGATCGCCTCGACCTCGTCCGCCACGTCGTTGATCGAGGTGACGAGCGTGTTGATGGCGTGGTCGATGACGGCGGTGAGCAGGCCGTCCCGGTCTCCGAAGTGGTACTGGACCACGCCGGTGCTGACCCCGGCACGTTCGATGATGTGACGGGTGCTGGCCGCCGAGAAACCCTCCTCGCGGATGCACTTGATGGTCTCCTCGATGACCAGCTCGCGAGTGCGGTCGGCGCGCTCCTGGGTTCTGCGACGCTGACGGCGTGGTGCGGAACCGCGGGTTCGTTCGGTGGTCATCGGACTCCGACCCCAGGCGTCGCCGGGCGACCATCAGCGGACTCGAGAGCCTGACGGACGCGGGCATCGGAGGGCTCCCTCCGAGCCCCTACCAGACGAAGAGTCTCCAGGGTCCGCACGGGTCGATCCTATTCATCGAACACGGAAAACCGTTGCTGCCTGGGCCAAGGAGGCGAAGTATCCGCAAAGGGCGTGCCGCATCGCAGAACTGTTCGGCACCTGGGGATCCGGTGCGATCACAACTGCCGGCCGGCCAGCAGCGCGGTGATCCTGCCGCGTTTGGTCTCCAGGTCGCGCAGTTGCTCGTCGATGCCGTGCAGGGTGTCGCGGATGGCGGCGGCCACCTGCGGGCACATGTCGACATCATCGCCGTTGAGGCAGGGCAACACGATTCGGATGGTGTCGGCGTTGAAACCCGCATCGAGCAGCGTGCGGATCCGGCGCACGGTCTCCACCGCCGACTCCGGGTAGTCGCGGTAGCCGTTCGGGTGGCGGCCCGGGGTGAGCAGCTGTTGCTCCTCGTAATAGCGCAACGCCCGGGTGGAGACGTTGCAGCGGCGCGCGAGCTCGCCGATCCGCATGGGCCCTCCAAGTGTGACAGCCGCCTCGAATGCTTGACCTTCACGCCGACGTGAAGGTTTACCGTCCAGGCTATGACAGGACCACGACTCATCGCAGATCCCGACGTCGTCCGGGCCGGCAGCGGAGCGCCCCTGGTGCTCGCCCACGGCGCCGGCGGCAGCGTCATGACCAACTTCGGGCAGCTGATCGATACCCTGTCCGACACCCGCACGCTGATCGGTGTGAACTACCCGGGTTCGGGTGCCACCCCGCCCGACCCCGACGCGCTGCGGCTCGACGTCCTCGCCGACTCGGTGGTGCAGGCGGCGGTGGACGCGGGTTTCGATCGGTTCCCGATCCTCGGGTTGTCCCTGGGGACCGCGGTCGCGGTGACGGCCGCCGCCCGCCATCCGGACCGGGTGACCGGCCTGCTGCTGACGGTCGGGCTCGCGCGCGCCGATGAACAACTGCGGCTGGTGGTCGACACCTGGACCGCGCTGGTGGACGCCGGGAATCTCCGCGCGCTGGCCGCGTACCTGGTGAGCCTGGCGTCACCGAAGGTGCTCGGGGCCCTCGACCGGGCTGCCGCCGACGAGGCCATCGCCGCGCAACTGGCCACCTATCCGGACGGCGGGGCCGACCAGGCGCGCTTGGCGGCGGCGGTCGACATCGTCGACATCTGCGGCGAAATCACCGTGCCGACAGTGGTGTTCGCCGCCGGGCAGGACCGCATCGTGCTTGCGGAGACCACCCGGCGGCTGGCCGCGGCGATACCGGGCGCGAAGCTCATCGACTACCCGGACGCCGGGCACATCTTCACGCCGGACGAGGCGAAGGTGTGGATCGCCGACATCGCGGACTTCCTCCGCGAGCACCGGCTGTGACCCTCACACGATGTTGATCGCGTCCAGCAGCCGCTCGAGTTGTCCGCTGTCACCGGTTAACTCGAGCCCGGCCTGCCGCCACGGGGTGCGGGTGGTGCCCCACGCGGGAAAGCCCGCCACCGGCCCGCGCACGGTGCCGACGGGCTCGCCGCCGGCGTCTCTGGTGACCGCACCGTCCGGGTGGATGCGCCAG
The window above is part of the Mycolicibacterium hassiacum DSM 44199 genome. Proteins encoded here:
- a CDS encoding YaeQ family protein encodes the protein MALSATVFKAELGVSDVDHGYYADHALTVARHPSETDERMVVRLLAFALRAHQLRDVDGELAFGPGLCVPGVADLQLTDYTGRILEWIDVGQPDARGLAKAAGRADRVLLFPFAAGTHAWWRTVGRRVAGLSNLSVERIPHQPVRQLAQAVERRVTAQVVVMGGQVSVTLGGVDVAFTPEPLK
- a CDS encoding amidohydrolase family protein codes for the protein MRPARIDVHAHFLPDFYRQAMLDAGYSEPDGIRAIPPWDETSALALMDELNIETAILSISSPGVRFGDAGAAARLARRVNDEAARIREAHPGRFGLFASLPVPDVDAAVEELRYALDTLGANGVVLESNSRGVYLGDPMLEPLYAELNARRSTLFIHPTTPCGTDLSFGYPKPLLEFMFDSTRAVTHMILSGVLDRYPEMTVIMPHAGAALPVLAARIELLMPLLASPDRAGPPDIRGALRKLHFDLAGAPVPELLGALLQVTGIENIHYGSDYPYTPAHACLELADRIDRTPLLDDDALTRVLTTNSRKLL
- a CDS encoding TetR/AcrR family transcriptional regulator — its product is MTTERTRGSAPRRQRRRTQERADRTRELVIEETIKCIREEGFSAASTRHIIERAGVSTGVVQYHFGDRDGLLTAVIDHAINTLVTSINDVADEVEAIEDPEDRMRALTDAAWRVFLNPASLSAMEILIATRSFRAKLGTEQLAGLQPGLDRIARVVGNRSPHAEAIADLLWAAPLGLMVGQMVTEFPLPTDPQREAMAQLLIDHLKAGHERPARGRRKR
- a CDS encoding MerR family transcriptional regulator; translated protein: MRIGELARRCNVSTRALRYYEEQQLLTPGRHPNGYRDYPESAVETVRRIRTLLDAGFNADTIRIVLPCLNGDDVDMCPQVAAAIRDTLHGIDEQLRDLETKRGRITALLAGRQL
- a CDS encoding alpha/beta fold hydrolase — translated: MTGPRLIADPDVVRAGSGAPLVLAHGAGGSVMTNFGQLIDTLSDTRTLIGVNYPGSGATPPDPDALRLDVLADSVVQAAVDAGFDRFPILGLSLGTAVAVTAAARHPDRVTGLLLTVGLARADEQLRLVVDTWTALVDAGNLRALAAYLVSLASPKVLGALDRAAADEAIAAQLATYPDGGADQARLAAAVDIVDICGEITVPTVVFAAGQDRIVLAETTRRLAAAIPGAKLIDYPDAGHIFTPDEAKVWIADIADFLREHRL